One window from the genome of Hydractinia symbiolongicarpus strain clone_291-10 chromosome 1, HSymV2.1, whole genome shotgun sequence encodes:
- the LOC130646327 gene encoding aryl hydrocarbon receptor nuclear translocator-like isoform X2, with the protein MSNTSDDEEGGDRKSARFETKEQSKERFARENHSEIERRRRNKMNAYINELSDMVPSCNGLIRKPDKLTILKMAVSYMKSLRGSPPPADSNYKPSFLSDQELKHLVLEAADGFLFVITCKTSTVIYVSDSITPVLNQAQVDWINQSFFDLIHPEDVDKIKDQLATEVSTDTRILDLKTGNVRKDGPNAGNRLSAGSRRNFVVRMRCGTYEGDYEETDARLIEIRNRCKEKRICYKDDSYAVVHCTGYIRNLGQLAATTEEAVEDGSPTLSCLVAIGRLQPTSMPTSKDLIEAAPATEFITRQTLNGRFSFVDQRVTDILGYRPVDLLGKSCYDFYIPEDVEYMSENYEQVLKLKGQPLSIRYHFKHANGEPVLLRSSCYSFQNPYTDEAEYIVCTNNIVKNKPERTYTNSASSEPFDGCKPSPRASADEQVSPKPAEVDVTSVIQERPGMFPYPYQLQPASCKDTPSILESELRARNKIKPCQPRPVSGKEFLPQDYSEAMSDESVYRGASQASGILANMARKHQQDGTGMHVTPTSAPTKWTGVSPPYSFASTNTTNMGVRDSNPRAFEPPQDLVSSMGSQMKAPRNMGGIPNFNQQLQGADYTSRLYMTNTGYMEQENRQSLLYPQQQTPTISQSSPQEGDRRLPTYNSSLPTNEYQYY; encoded by the exons ATGAG TAACACATCAGATGATGAAGAGGGAGGAGACAGAAAATCTGCTAG GTTTGAGACAAAGGAGCAATCAAAAGAACGGTTTGCAAG AGAGAATCACAGTGAAATTGAAAGGCGTCGGAGAAATAAAATGAATGCGTATATTAACGAGTTATCCGACATGGTGCCATCTTGTAATGGACTTATACGCAAGCCAGACAAACTTACCATACTAAAGATGGCAGTCAGTTACATGAAATCTTTAAGAG gttcCCCGCCTCCAGCTGACAGCAATTACAAGCCTTCATTTCTATCAGATCAAGAACTAAAACACTTAGTACTTGAG GCTGCAGACGGCTTTCTGTTTGTGATCACATGCAAAACTTCAACAGTAATCTACGTTTCAGATTCAATTACTCCAGTTTTAAATCAAGCGCAG GTTGATTGGATCAACCAATCATTCTTCGACTTGATTCATCCTGAGGACGTGGACAAAATTAAAGATCAGCTTGCAACGGAAGTTAGCACGGATACAAGGATACTTGATCTTAAAA CTGGGAATGTTCGTAAGGATGGACCTAACGCAG GTAATCGCTTAAGTGCTGGCTCACGACGAAATTTTGTCGTGCGCATGAGATGTGGTACATACGAAGGCGATTATGAAGAAACAGATGCTCGTCTTATTGAGATACGAAACAGATGCAAGGAAAAACGCATATGCTACAAAGATGATTCTTACGCTGTGGTACACTGCACTGGATACATACGG AACCTTGGCCAGCTTGCGGCGACCACGGAGGAAGCTGTTGAAGATGGCAGTCCAACCTTATCTTGTTTGGTGGCTATTGGGAGGTTGCAGCCGACGAGCATGCCTACAAGCAAAGACCTGATCGAAGCTGCACCGGCTACGGAGTTTATCACAAGACAAACTCTCAATGGAAGGTTTAGTTTCGTGGACCAAAG AGTGACTGATATACTGGGATATCGTCCCGTTGATCTGCTAGGGAAGAGTTGCTATGATTTCTACATTCCGGAGGATGTCGAGTATATGTCTGAAAATTATGAACAGG ttttaaaattgaaGGGTCAGCCGTTGTCTATACGATACCACTTCAAACACGCAAATGGCGAACCAGTTCTTCTACGTTCAAGTTGTTACAGCTTTCAGAATCCATACACTGACGAAGCTGAATATATCGTGTGCACGAACAACATAGTGAA AAACAAACCAGAACGTACGTACACGAATAGCGCAAGTTCGGAACCGTTTGATGGGTGTAAACCGTCGCCACGCGCCTCTGCAGATGAGCAAGTGTCACCAAAACCTGCAGAAGTTGATGTGACGTCTGTGATCCAAGAAAGACCAGGAATGTTTCCTTACCCTTACCAACTACAGCCAG CTTCTTGTAAGGACACACCATCAATATTAGAG TCTGAATTGCGAGCGAGAAACAAAATCAAGCCTTGCCAACCTCGTCCAGTAAGCGGAAAAGAATTTCTTCCTCAGGATTATTCTGAAGCAATGTCAGATGAAAGTGTTTATCGCGGAG cgTCACAAGCGAGTGGAATATTGGCCAACATGGCGCGAAAGCATCAACAAGACGGGACAGGTATGCACGTCACGCCTACTTCCGCTCCGACTAAATGGACTGGTGTGTCGCCGCCGTATTCGTTTGCATCTACCAATACGACGAACATGGGTGTGAGAGATTCGAATCCTCGTGCGTTTGAACCACCGCAAGATTTGGTCTCTTCAATGGGATCACAAATGAAGGCGCCAAGAAACATGGGCGGTATTCCAAACTTCAATCAACAACTTCAGGGTGCAGATTATACGTCGCGCTTGTACATGACTAACACCGGGTATATGGAACAAGAAAACAGGCAATCGCTTTTATATCCACAACAACAGACGCCGACTATTTCTCAGTCATCTCCTCAAGAAGGTGATCGTCGTTTACCGACTTATAATTCCTCGTTACCGACAAACGAATATCAGTATTATTGA
- the LOC130646327 gene encoding aryl hydrocarbon receptor nuclear translocator-like isoform X1 — MADASYGAPYRKRKPSGLMSNTSDDEEGGDRKSARFETKEQSKERFARENHSEIERRRRNKMNAYINELSDMVPSCNGLIRKPDKLTILKMAVSYMKSLRGSPPPADSNYKPSFLSDQELKHLVLEAADGFLFVITCKTSTVIYVSDSITPVLNQAQVDWINQSFFDLIHPEDVDKIKDQLATEVSTDTRILDLKTGNVRKDGPNAGNRLSAGSRRNFVVRMRCGTYEGDYEETDARLIEIRNRCKEKRICYKDDSYAVVHCTGYIRNLGQLAATTEEAVEDGSPTLSCLVAIGRLQPTSMPTSKDLIEAAPATEFITRQTLNGRFSFVDQRVTDILGYRPVDLLGKSCYDFYIPEDVEYMSENYEQVLKLKGQPLSIRYHFKHANGEPVLLRSSCYSFQNPYTDEAEYIVCTNNIVKNKPERTYTNSASSEPFDGCKPSPRASADEQVSPKPAEVDVTSVIQERPGMFPYPYQLQPASCKDTPSILESELRARNKIKPCQPRPVSGKEFLPQDYSEAMSDESVYRGASQASGILANMARKHQQDGTGMHVTPTSAPTKWTGVSPPYSFASTNTTNMGVRDSNPRAFEPPQDLVSSMGSQMKAPRNMGGIPNFNQQLQGADYTSRLYMTNTGYMEQENRQSLLYPQQQTPTISQSSPQEGDRRLPTYNSSLPTNEYQYY, encoded by the exons ACGCGTCATATGGAGCTCCATATAGAAAGAGAAAACCTTCTGGGTTAATGAG TAACACATCAGATGATGAAGAGGGAGGAGACAGAAAATCTGCTAG GTTTGAGACAAAGGAGCAATCAAAAGAACGGTTTGCAAG AGAGAATCACAGTGAAATTGAAAGGCGTCGGAGAAATAAAATGAATGCGTATATTAACGAGTTATCCGACATGGTGCCATCTTGTAATGGACTTATACGCAAGCCAGACAAACTTACCATACTAAAGATGGCAGTCAGTTACATGAAATCTTTAAGAG gttcCCCGCCTCCAGCTGACAGCAATTACAAGCCTTCATTTCTATCAGATCAAGAACTAAAACACTTAGTACTTGAG GCTGCAGACGGCTTTCTGTTTGTGATCACATGCAAAACTTCAACAGTAATCTACGTTTCAGATTCAATTACTCCAGTTTTAAATCAAGCGCAG GTTGATTGGATCAACCAATCATTCTTCGACTTGATTCATCCTGAGGACGTGGACAAAATTAAAGATCAGCTTGCAACGGAAGTTAGCACGGATACAAGGATACTTGATCTTAAAA CTGGGAATGTTCGTAAGGATGGACCTAACGCAG GTAATCGCTTAAGTGCTGGCTCACGACGAAATTTTGTCGTGCGCATGAGATGTGGTACATACGAAGGCGATTATGAAGAAACAGATGCTCGTCTTATTGAGATACGAAACAGATGCAAGGAAAAACGCATATGCTACAAAGATGATTCTTACGCTGTGGTACACTGCACTGGATACATACGG AACCTTGGCCAGCTTGCGGCGACCACGGAGGAAGCTGTTGAAGATGGCAGTCCAACCTTATCTTGTTTGGTGGCTATTGGGAGGTTGCAGCCGACGAGCATGCCTACAAGCAAAGACCTGATCGAAGCTGCACCGGCTACGGAGTTTATCACAAGACAAACTCTCAATGGAAGGTTTAGTTTCGTGGACCAAAG AGTGACTGATATACTGGGATATCGTCCCGTTGATCTGCTAGGGAAGAGTTGCTATGATTTCTACATTCCGGAGGATGTCGAGTATATGTCTGAAAATTATGAACAGG ttttaaaattgaaGGGTCAGCCGTTGTCTATACGATACCACTTCAAACACGCAAATGGCGAACCAGTTCTTCTACGTTCAAGTTGTTACAGCTTTCAGAATCCATACACTGACGAAGCTGAATATATCGTGTGCACGAACAACATAGTGAA AAACAAACCAGAACGTACGTACACGAATAGCGCAAGTTCGGAACCGTTTGATGGGTGTAAACCGTCGCCACGCGCCTCTGCAGATGAGCAAGTGTCACCAAAACCTGCAGAAGTTGATGTGACGTCTGTGATCCAAGAAAGACCAGGAATGTTTCCTTACCCTTACCAACTACAGCCAG CTTCTTGTAAGGACACACCATCAATATTAGAG TCTGAATTGCGAGCGAGAAACAAAATCAAGCCTTGCCAACCTCGTCCAGTAAGCGGAAAAGAATTTCTTCCTCAGGATTATTCTGAAGCAATGTCAGATGAAAGTGTTTATCGCGGAG cgTCACAAGCGAGTGGAATATTGGCCAACATGGCGCGAAAGCATCAACAAGACGGGACAGGTATGCACGTCACGCCTACTTCCGCTCCGACTAAATGGACTGGTGTGTCGCCGCCGTATTCGTTTGCATCTACCAATACGACGAACATGGGTGTGAGAGATTCGAATCCTCGTGCGTTTGAACCACCGCAAGATTTGGTCTCTTCAATGGGATCACAAATGAAGGCGCCAAGAAACATGGGCGGTATTCCAAACTTCAATCAACAACTTCAGGGTGCAGATTATACGTCGCGCTTGTACATGACTAACACCGGGTATATGGAACAAGAAAACAGGCAATCGCTTTTATATCCACAACAACAGACGCCGACTATTTCTCAGTCATCTCCTCAAGAAGGTGATCGTCGTTTACCGACTTATAATTCCTCGTTACCGACAAACGAATATCAGTATTATTGA
- the LOC130646508 gene encoding uncharacterized protein LOC130646508: MCWKGKIDPEKMPPTESAAILHGFRVHLQIMNWKILEEEELKQIDPSKWGWKIENSQMMPIKTDKQDAPDSLLKIIKCNCKATSKSPCSTNLCSCRKHGLSCMQSCGECHGETCENKEVFDGDSNVEDDLEDEEENRNIFDIFDAF; this comes from the exons ATGTGTTGGAAAGGAAAAATTGATCCTGAAAAGATGCCACCTACGGAAAGTGCTGCTATTCTACACGGTTTTCGAGTTCATCTACAGATAATGAATTGGAAGATATTAGAGGAAGAAGAg CTTAAGCAAATTGATCCAAGCAAATGGGGCTGGAAAATTGAAAATTCTCAAATGATGCCAATAAAGACAGATAAACAAGACGCCCCTGATAGCCtcctaaaaatcattaaatgcaACTGCAAGGCTACTTCGAAGTCACCCTGTTCAACAAATTTGTGTTCATGCAGAAAACATGGTCTGAGCTGTATGCAGTCTTGTGGAGAATGTCACGGTGAAACATGTGAAAATAAAGAG GTATTCGATGGTGATAGTAACGTCGAAGATGATTTGGAAGATGAAGAAgagaatagaaacatttttgatatatttgatgcattttga